A single Osmerus mordax isolate fOsmMor3 chromosome 9, fOsmMor3.pri, whole genome shotgun sequence DNA region contains:
- the LOC136948734 gene encoding syntaxin-binding protein 5-like isoform X6 translates to MKKFNIRKVLDGLTAASSSSASAQSGNKENDAIPESLQSEHFQLCKTVRHGFPHQPSSMAFDPVQKILAIGTQSGALRLFGRAGVECYCQHESGAAVIQLQFLVNEGALVSALTDDSIHLWNLRQKQPAILHTLKFSKERITFCHLPFQSKWLYVGTERGNIYIVNVESFTLSGYVIMWNKAIELSTKTHPGPVVHISDNPMDEGKLLIGYECGIVVLWDLKCKKADCRYNYDEAIHSVAWHHEGKQFICSHSDGTLTTWNVRAPAKPVQTITPHGKQSKDGKKPEPCKPILKVEYKTTRAGDPFMVLSGGLSYDTLGRRSCLTVMHGKSTTVLEMDYPIVDFLTLCETPYPNDFQEPYAVVVLLEKDLVVIDLGQIGYPIFENPYPLSIHESPVTCCEYFADCPAELIPALYSVGCRQKRQGCSKKEWPISGGNWGQGTHSYPEILVTGHADGSVKFWDASVLMLQVLYKLKTAKVFERARGKEEKPSTDIVDEDPFAIQTLSWCPESRIFCVAGVSAHVIIYRFSKQEVTTEVIQLLEVRLQCELNDVGFPDGAVEQTPTLPTPGTTSSSPQESEPTPPTSTGSNSSDGPRDNVPCLKVRSAPLNQSPGYQVELVVQLLWVSGEPPQPITSLAVNSAYGLVVFGNSNGLAVVDYLQKTLLLHMGTLELYSPTEPYLRQPRSPRKTQPSGAVYETNEGTNITEERCKSPTSAKMSRKISSPTTEHKPEMDTNNAFARSRSSSVTSIDRESREAISSFQLCDSFPRKTDPASAPGPSLWVGTSQGAVLAVSLSMPPEGDQRLQEHVGVSPCGTLVRLKGGVLTMAFLDTSGALIPRPCELWFEPNATDQDRERPKRRPPASPPAYSEGQYAVVCSEKQAKVVSLPSHSCVHKHNITEASFVLRAEVVQLAGGLCIVCFCANGHIMALSLPSLRPLLDVNYLPLTDMRIARTFCFSNLGQALYMNSSMEIQRITYIQETCDNLQEMLSELFTPVETPEAPNRGFFKGLFGGGAQSLDREDLFGETTAGKASSSLAQHIPGPGGMEGMKGAASGVVGDLARARIALDERGQKLGELEERTAAMMASADSFSKHAHGIMLKYKDKKWYQL, encoded by the exons ATGAAGAAGTTTAATATTAGAAAGGTCTTGGACGGCTTGACGgcagcttcctcctcctctgcatctGCACAATCGGGAAACAAGGAAAACGATGCAATTCCAGAATCCCTACAATCAGAACATTTTCAGCTGTGCAAG ACTGTGCGTCACGGCTTCCCTCATCAACCGTCCTCCATGGCGTTTGACCCTGTGCAGAAGATACTGGCCATCGGGACGCAGAGTGGAGCTTTGAGGCT CTTTGGGCGTGCTGGAGTGGAGTGTTACTGCCAGCACGAGAGCGGAGCAGCTGTCATCCAGCTCCAGTTCCTGGTCAACGAG GGGGCGCTGGTGAGTGCCTTAACTGATGACAGCATACACTTGTGGAACCTGAGGCAAAAGCAACCGGCTATCCTGCACACGCTCAAATTCAGCAAAGAAAG GATCACCTTCTGCCATCTGCCCTTCCAGAGCAAGTGGCTGTACGTTGGGACGGAGCGAGGGAACATCTACATCGTCAACGTGGAGTCCTTCACCCTGTCAGGCTACGTCATCATGTGGAACAAAGCCATCGAACT GTCCACTAAGACCCACCCAGGGCCTGTGGTCCACATCAGTGACAACCCCATGGATGAGGGGAAG ctcctgattggctATGAGTGTGGGATTGTGGTTCTGTGGGACTTGAAGTGCAAGAAAGCTGACTGCCGCTACAACTACGATGAG GCCATCCACTCTGTGGCCTGGCACCATGAGGGGAAGCAGTTCATCTGCAGCCACTCTGATGGAACTCTGACCACATGGAACGTACGCGCCCCCGCCAAGCCTGTACAGACCATCACACCGCATG GTAAACAGTCCAAAGATGGGAAGAAGCCAGAGCCATGCAAGCCCATCCTGAAAGTGGAGTACAAAACAACAAGAGCTGG GGATCCGTTCATGGTGCTGTCCGGGGGGCTGTCCTACGACACGCTGGGGAGGAGGTCCTGTCTGACGGTGATGCACGGCAAGAGCACCACTGTCCTGGAAATGGACTACCCCATCGTGGACTTCCTGACGCTGTGTGAAACTCCTTATCCCAACG ATTTCCAAGAGCCTTATGCAGTCGTGGTTCTACTTGAAAAGGACTTGGTTGTGATTGACCTTGGACAAATAGG GTATCCCATCTTTGAGAACCCCTACCCACTGAGCATCCACGAGTCTCCTGTGACCTGCTGCGAGTACTTCGCTGACTGTCCTGCTGAGCTCATACCTGCTCTGTACTCTGTAGGCTGCCGCCAGAAGAGACAAGGATGCAGCAAGAAG GAGTGGCCTATAAGTGGTGGCAACTGGGGCCAGGGCACACACAGCTACCCAGAGATCCTGGTCACAGG ACATGCGGACGGCTCAGTCAAGTTCTGGGATGCTTCCGTGT TAATGCTTCAGGTCCTGTACAAGCTGAAGACAGCCAAGGTGTTTGAGCGGGCTCGTGGCAAGGAGGAGAAGCCGAGCACAGATATCGTGGATGAGGACCCGTTTGCCATCCAGACCCTATCGTGGTGCCCAGAGAGCAGGATCTTCTGTGTGGCGGGAGTCTCCGCCCACGTGATCATCTACAGGttcagcaaacaggaagtcacCACAGAAGTGATTCAG CTCCTGGAGGTGCGTCTGCAGTGTGAGCTGAATGATGTGGGCTTTCCAGACGGGGCAGTGGAGCAGACTcccaccctgcccaccccaGGGActacctcctccagcccccaggagaGCGAGCCCACCCCCCCGACCTCCACAGGCAGCAACTCCTCTGACGGGCCCAGGGACAATGTGCCATGTCTCAA GGTGCGGAGTGCCCCTCTGAATCAGTCTCCGGGGTACCAGGTGGAGCTGGTGGTGCAGCTGCTGTGGGTCAGTGGAGAGCCACCCCAGCCAATCACCAGCCTGGCGGTCAACTCCGCCTACGGCCT AGTGGTGTTTGGCAACAGCAATGGTCTGGCCGTAGTGGACTACCTCCAGAAGACCCTGCTCCTCCATATGGGGACGCTGGAGCtgtacagccccacagagccctaCCTGAGGCAGCCTCGCTCGCCACGCAAAACACAGCCCTCTGGAG CTGTGTATGAAACCAACGAGGGAACCAACATCACAGAGGAACGCTGCAAGTCCCCAACATCAG CCAAGATGTCGCGGAAAATTAGCTCTCCTACCACGGAGCACAAACCAGAAATGG ATACCAACAACGCCTTCGCTCGTTCGCGCAGCTCCAGTGTGACCAGTATAGACAGAGAGTCGCGGGAGGCCATCTCCTCTTTTCAGCTGTGTGACAGTTTCCCCAGGAAGACCGACCCTGCCTCCGCCCCGGGACCGAGCCTGTGGGTGGGCACCTCCCAGGGTGCCGTGCTGGCTGTGTCCCTCTCCATGCCCCCCGAAGGAGACCAGAGGCTGCAGGAGCATGTGGGCGTCTCACCTTGTG GGACCCTGGTGAGACTAAAAGGAGGGGTGCTGACCATGGCCTTTCTGGACACGTCAGGGGCCCTAATCCCCCGGCCCTGCGAGCTGTGGTTCGAGCCCAACGCCACTGACCAGGACAGGGAGCGTCCGAAGAGGCGCCCGCCTGCCTCGCCCCCGGCCTACTCTGAAGGCCAGTACGCCGTGGTGTGCTCTGAGAAGCAGGCCAAGGTGGTGTCACTGCCCTCGCACTCCTGCGTCCACAAGCACAACATCACAGAAGCCTCGTTCGTGCTGAGGGCCGAGGTGGTGCAGCTGGCCGGGGGACTCTGCATCGTGTGCTTCTGTGCCAACGGACACATCATGGCTCTGAG TCTGCCCAGTCTCAGGCCCCTACTGGATGTGAACTACCTGCCCCTGACGGACATGAGGATTGCCAGGACCTTCTGCTTCTCCAACCTGGGCCAGGCCCTCTACATGAACTCCTCCATGGAGATCCAGAGGATCACCTACATCCAGGAGACCTGCGACAACCTGCAg gagaTGCTGAGTGAATTGTTCACCCCTGTGGAGACGCCCGAAGCCCCAAACAGAGGTTTCTTCAAGGGCCTGTTTGGTGGAGGTGCTCAGTCCCTGGACAGAGAAGACCTCT
- the LOC136948734 gene encoding syntaxin-binding protein 5-like isoform X4 produces the protein MKKFNIRKVLDGLTAASSSSASAQSGNKENDAIPESLQSEHFQLCKTVRHGFPHQPSSMAFDPVQKILAIGTQSGALRLFGRAGVECYCQHESGAAVIQLQFLVNEGALVSALTDDSIHLWNLRQKQPAILHTLKFSKERITFCHLPFQSKWLYVGTERGNIYIVNVESFTLSGYVIMWNKAIELSTKTHPGPVVHISDNPMDEGKLLIGYECGIVVLWDLKCKKADCRYNYDEAIHSVAWHHEGKQFICSHSDGTLTTWNVRAPAKPVQTITPHGKQSKDGKKPEPCKPILKVEYKTTRAGDPFMVLSGGLSYDTLGRRSCLTVMHGKSTTVLEMDYPIVDFLTLCETPYPNDFQEPYAVVVLLEKDLVVIDLGQIGYPIFENPYPLSIHESPVTCCEYFADCPAELIPALYSVGCRQKRQGCSKKEWPISGGNWGQGTHSYPEILVTGHADGSVKFWDASVLMLQVLYKLKTAKVFERARGKEEKPSTDIVDEDPFAIQTLSWCPESRIFCVAGVSAHVIIYRFSKQEVTTEVIQLLEVRLQCELNDVGFPDGAVEQTPTLPTPGTTSSSPQESEPTPPTSTGSNSSDGPRDNVPCLKVRSAPLNQSPGYQVELVVQLLWVSGEPPQPITSLAVNSAYGLVVFGNSNGLAVVDYLQKTLLLHMGTLELYSPTEPYLRQPRSPRKTQPSGDIPPVTSCMSSLSSFYTESVKKLRSSHFPVYETNEGTNITEERCKSPTSAKMSRKISSPTTEHKPEMDTNNAFARSRSSSVTSIDRESREAISSFQLCDSFPRKTDPASAPGPSLWVGTSQGAVLAVSLSMPPEGDQRLQEHVGVSPCGTLVRLKGGVLTMAFLDTSGALIPRPCELWFEPNATDQDRERPKRRPPASPPAYSEGQYAVVCSEKQAKVVSLPSHSCVHKHNITEASFVLRAEVVQLAGGLCIVCFCANGHIMALSLPSLRPLLDVNYLPLTDMRIARTFCFSNLGQALYMNSSMEIQRITYIQETCDNLQEMLSELFTPVETPEAPNRGFFKGLFGGGAQSLDREDLFGETTAGKASSSLAQHIPGPGGMEGMKGAASGVVGDLARARIALDERGQKLGELEERTAAMMASADSFSKHAHGIMLKYKDKKWYQL, from the exons ATGAAGAAGTTTAATATTAGAAAGGTCTTGGACGGCTTGACGgcagcttcctcctcctctgcatctGCACAATCGGGAAACAAGGAAAACGATGCAATTCCAGAATCCCTACAATCAGAACATTTTCAGCTGTGCAAG ACTGTGCGTCACGGCTTCCCTCATCAACCGTCCTCCATGGCGTTTGACCCTGTGCAGAAGATACTGGCCATCGGGACGCAGAGTGGAGCTTTGAGGCT CTTTGGGCGTGCTGGAGTGGAGTGTTACTGCCAGCACGAGAGCGGAGCAGCTGTCATCCAGCTCCAGTTCCTGGTCAACGAG GGGGCGCTGGTGAGTGCCTTAACTGATGACAGCATACACTTGTGGAACCTGAGGCAAAAGCAACCGGCTATCCTGCACACGCTCAAATTCAGCAAAGAAAG GATCACCTTCTGCCATCTGCCCTTCCAGAGCAAGTGGCTGTACGTTGGGACGGAGCGAGGGAACATCTACATCGTCAACGTGGAGTCCTTCACCCTGTCAGGCTACGTCATCATGTGGAACAAAGCCATCGAACT GTCCACTAAGACCCACCCAGGGCCTGTGGTCCACATCAGTGACAACCCCATGGATGAGGGGAAG ctcctgattggctATGAGTGTGGGATTGTGGTTCTGTGGGACTTGAAGTGCAAGAAAGCTGACTGCCGCTACAACTACGATGAG GCCATCCACTCTGTGGCCTGGCACCATGAGGGGAAGCAGTTCATCTGCAGCCACTCTGATGGAACTCTGACCACATGGAACGTACGCGCCCCCGCCAAGCCTGTACAGACCATCACACCGCATG GTAAACAGTCCAAAGATGGGAAGAAGCCAGAGCCATGCAAGCCCATCCTGAAAGTGGAGTACAAAACAACAAGAGCTGG GGATCCGTTCATGGTGCTGTCCGGGGGGCTGTCCTACGACACGCTGGGGAGGAGGTCCTGTCTGACGGTGATGCACGGCAAGAGCACCACTGTCCTGGAAATGGACTACCCCATCGTGGACTTCCTGACGCTGTGTGAAACTCCTTATCCCAACG ATTTCCAAGAGCCTTATGCAGTCGTGGTTCTACTTGAAAAGGACTTGGTTGTGATTGACCTTGGACAAATAGG GTATCCCATCTTTGAGAACCCCTACCCACTGAGCATCCACGAGTCTCCTGTGACCTGCTGCGAGTACTTCGCTGACTGTCCTGCTGAGCTCATACCTGCTCTGTACTCTGTAGGCTGCCGCCAGAAGAGACAAGGATGCAGCAAGAAG GAGTGGCCTATAAGTGGTGGCAACTGGGGCCAGGGCACACACAGCTACCCAGAGATCCTGGTCACAGG ACATGCGGACGGCTCAGTCAAGTTCTGGGATGCTTCCGTGT TAATGCTTCAGGTCCTGTACAAGCTGAAGACAGCCAAGGTGTTTGAGCGGGCTCGTGGCAAGGAGGAGAAGCCGAGCACAGATATCGTGGATGAGGACCCGTTTGCCATCCAGACCCTATCGTGGTGCCCAGAGAGCAGGATCTTCTGTGTGGCGGGAGTCTCCGCCCACGTGATCATCTACAGGttcagcaaacaggaagtcacCACAGAAGTGATTCAG CTCCTGGAGGTGCGTCTGCAGTGTGAGCTGAATGATGTGGGCTTTCCAGACGGGGCAGTGGAGCAGACTcccaccctgcccaccccaGGGActacctcctccagcccccaggagaGCGAGCCCACCCCCCCGACCTCCACAGGCAGCAACTCCTCTGACGGGCCCAGGGACAATGTGCCATGTCTCAA GGTGCGGAGTGCCCCTCTGAATCAGTCTCCGGGGTACCAGGTGGAGCTGGTGGTGCAGCTGCTGTGGGTCAGTGGAGAGCCACCCCAGCCAATCACCAGCCTGGCGGTCAACTCCGCCTACGGCCT AGTGGTGTTTGGCAACAGCAATGGTCTGGCCGTAGTGGACTACCTCCAGAAGACCCTGCTCCTCCATATGGGGACGCTGGAGCtgtacagccccacagagccctaCCTGAGGCAGCCTCGCTCGCCACGCAAAACACAGCCCTCTGGAG ACATTCCACCTGTGACGTCTTGCATGTCCAGCCTGTCTAGCTTTTATACCGAGTCTGTGAAAAAACTTCGATCCTCTCACTTCC CTGTGTATGAAACCAACGAGGGAACCAACATCACAGAGGAACGCTGCAAGTCCCCAACATCAG CCAAGATGTCGCGGAAAATTAGCTCTCCTACCACGGAGCACAAACCAGAAATGG ATACCAACAACGCCTTCGCTCGTTCGCGCAGCTCCAGTGTGACCAGTATAGACAGAGAGTCGCGGGAGGCCATCTCCTCTTTTCAGCTGTGTGACAGTTTCCCCAGGAAGACCGACCCTGCCTCCGCCCCGGGACCGAGCCTGTGGGTGGGCACCTCCCAGGGTGCCGTGCTGGCTGTGTCCCTCTCCATGCCCCCCGAAGGAGACCAGAGGCTGCAGGAGCATGTGGGCGTCTCACCTTGTG GGACCCTGGTGAGACTAAAAGGAGGGGTGCTGACCATGGCCTTTCTGGACACGTCAGGGGCCCTAATCCCCCGGCCCTGCGAGCTGTGGTTCGAGCCCAACGCCACTGACCAGGACAGGGAGCGTCCGAAGAGGCGCCCGCCTGCCTCGCCCCCGGCCTACTCTGAAGGCCAGTACGCCGTGGTGTGCTCTGAGAAGCAGGCCAAGGTGGTGTCACTGCCCTCGCACTCCTGCGTCCACAAGCACAACATCACAGAAGCCTCGTTCGTGCTGAGGGCCGAGGTGGTGCAGCTGGCCGGGGGACTCTGCATCGTGTGCTTCTGTGCCAACGGACACATCATGGCTCTGAG TCTGCCCAGTCTCAGGCCCCTACTGGATGTGAACTACCTGCCCCTGACGGACATGAGGATTGCCAGGACCTTCTGCTTCTCCAACCTGGGCCAGGCCCTCTACATGAACTCCTCCATGGAGATCCAGAGGATCACCTACATCCAGGAGACCTGCGACAACCTGCAg gagaTGCTGAGTGAATTGTTCACCCCTGTGGAGACGCCCGAAGCCCCAAACAGAGGTTTCTTCAAGGGCCTGTTTGGTGGAGGTGCTCAGTCCCTGGACAGAGAAGACCTCT
- the LOC136948734 gene encoding syntaxin-binding protein 5-like isoform X3, whose translation MKKFNIRKVLDGLTAASSSSASAQSGNKENDAIPESLQSEHFQLCKTVRHGFPHQPSSMAFDPVQKILAIGTQSGALRLFGRAGVECYCQHESGAAVIQLQFLVNEGALVSALTDDSIHLWNLRQKQPAILHTLKFSKERITFCHLPFQSKWLYVGTERGNIYIVNVESFTLSGYVIMWNKAIELSTKTHPGPVVHISDNPMDEGKLLIGYECGIVVLWDLKCKKADCRYNYDEAIHSVAWHHEGKQFICSHSDGTLTTWNVRAPAKPVQTITPHGKQSKDGKKPEPCKPILKVEYKTTRAGDPFMVLSGGLSYDTLGRRSCLTVMHGKSTTVLEMDYPIVDFLTLCETPYPNDFQEPYAVVVLLEKDLVVIDLGQIGYPIFENPYPLSIHESPVTCCEYFADCPAELIPALYSVGCRQKRQGCSKKEWPISGGNWGQGTHSYPEILVTGHADGSVKFWDASVLMLQVLYKLKTAKVFERARGKEEKPSTDIVDEDPFAIQTLSWCPESRIFCVAGVSAHVIIYRFSKQEVTTEVIQLLEVRLQCELNDVGFPDGAVEQTPTLPTPGTTSSSPQESEPTPPTSTGSNSSDGPRDNVPCLKVRSAPLNQSPGYQVELVVQLLWVSGEPPQPITSLAVNSAYGLVVFGNSNGLAVVDYLQKTLLLHMGTLELYSPTEPYLRQPRSPRKTQPSGAVYETNEGTNITEERCKSPTSGPTSPYNSDEERKQQRFMQKVKSKSRRFSKTVANDFAKMSRKISSPTTEHKPEMDTNNAFARSRSSSVTSIDRESREAISSFQLCDSFPRKTDPASAPGPSLWVGTSQGAVLAVSLSMPPEGDQRLQEHVGVSPCGTLVRLKGGVLTMAFLDTSGALIPRPCELWFEPNATDQDRERPKRRPPASPPAYSEGQYAVVCSEKQAKVVSLPSHSCVHKHNITEASFVLRAEVVQLAGGLCIVCFCANGHIMALSLPSLRPLLDVNYLPLTDMRIARTFCFSNLGQALYMNSSMEIQRITYIQETCDNLQEMLSELFTPVETPEAPNRGFFKGLFGGGAQSLDREDLFGETTAGKASSSLAQHIPGPGGMEGMKGAASGVVGDLARARIALDERGQKLGELEERTAAMMASADSFSKHAHGIMLKYKDKKWYQL comes from the exons ATGAAGAAGTTTAATATTAGAAAGGTCTTGGACGGCTTGACGgcagcttcctcctcctctgcatctGCACAATCGGGAAACAAGGAAAACGATGCAATTCCAGAATCCCTACAATCAGAACATTTTCAGCTGTGCAAG ACTGTGCGTCACGGCTTCCCTCATCAACCGTCCTCCATGGCGTTTGACCCTGTGCAGAAGATACTGGCCATCGGGACGCAGAGTGGAGCTTTGAGGCT CTTTGGGCGTGCTGGAGTGGAGTGTTACTGCCAGCACGAGAGCGGAGCAGCTGTCATCCAGCTCCAGTTCCTGGTCAACGAG GGGGCGCTGGTGAGTGCCTTAACTGATGACAGCATACACTTGTGGAACCTGAGGCAAAAGCAACCGGCTATCCTGCACACGCTCAAATTCAGCAAAGAAAG GATCACCTTCTGCCATCTGCCCTTCCAGAGCAAGTGGCTGTACGTTGGGACGGAGCGAGGGAACATCTACATCGTCAACGTGGAGTCCTTCACCCTGTCAGGCTACGTCATCATGTGGAACAAAGCCATCGAACT GTCCACTAAGACCCACCCAGGGCCTGTGGTCCACATCAGTGACAACCCCATGGATGAGGGGAAG ctcctgattggctATGAGTGTGGGATTGTGGTTCTGTGGGACTTGAAGTGCAAGAAAGCTGACTGCCGCTACAACTACGATGAG GCCATCCACTCTGTGGCCTGGCACCATGAGGGGAAGCAGTTCATCTGCAGCCACTCTGATGGAACTCTGACCACATGGAACGTACGCGCCCCCGCCAAGCCTGTACAGACCATCACACCGCATG GTAAACAGTCCAAAGATGGGAAGAAGCCAGAGCCATGCAAGCCCATCCTGAAAGTGGAGTACAAAACAACAAGAGCTGG GGATCCGTTCATGGTGCTGTCCGGGGGGCTGTCCTACGACACGCTGGGGAGGAGGTCCTGTCTGACGGTGATGCACGGCAAGAGCACCACTGTCCTGGAAATGGACTACCCCATCGTGGACTTCCTGACGCTGTGTGAAACTCCTTATCCCAACG ATTTCCAAGAGCCTTATGCAGTCGTGGTTCTACTTGAAAAGGACTTGGTTGTGATTGACCTTGGACAAATAGG GTATCCCATCTTTGAGAACCCCTACCCACTGAGCATCCACGAGTCTCCTGTGACCTGCTGCGAGTACTTCGCTGACTGTCCTGCTGAGCTCATACCTGCTCTGTACTCTGTAGGCTGCCGCCAGAAGAGACAAGGATGCAGCAAGAAG GAGTGGCCTATAAGTGGTGGCAACTGGGGCCAGGGCACACACAGCTACCCAGAGATCCTGGTCACAGG ACATGCGGACGGCTCAGTCAAGTTCTGGGATGCTTCCGTGT TAATGCTTCAGGTCCTGTACAAGCTGAAGACAGCCAAGGTGTTTGAGCGGGCTCGTGGCAAGGAGGAGAAGCCGAGCACAGATATCGTGGATGAGGACCCGTTTGCCATCCAGACCCTATCGTGGTGCCCAGAGAGCAGGATCTTCTGTGTGGCGGGAGTCTCCGCCCACGTGATCATCTACAGGttcagcaaacaggaagtcacCACAGAAGTGATTCAG CTCCTGGAGGTGCGTCTGCAGTGTGAGCTGAATGATGTGGGCTTTCCAGACGGGGCAGTGGAGCAGACTcccaccctgcccaccccaGGGActacctcctccagcccccaggagaGCGAGCCCACCCCCCCGACCTCCACAGGCAGCAACTCCTCTGACGGGCCCAGGGACAATGTGCCATGTCTCAA GGTGCGGAGTGCCCCTCTGAATCAGTCTCCGGGGTACCAGGTGGAGCTGGTGGTGCAGCTGCTGTGGGTCAGTGGAGAGCCACCCCAGCCAATCACCAGCCTGGCGGTCAACTCCGCCTACGGCCT AGTGGTGTTTGGCAACAGCAATGGTCTGGCCGTAGTGGACTACCTCCAGAAGACCCTGCTCCTCCATATGGGGACGCTGGAGCtgtacagccccacagagccctaCCTGAGGCAGCCTCGCTCGCCACGCAAAACACAGCCCTCTGGAG CTGTGTATGAAACCAACGAGGGAACCAACATCACAGAGGAACGCTGCAAGTCCCCAACATCAG GCCCCACATCGCCCTACAACTCAGATGAAGAGCGCAAACAGCAAAGGTTTATGCAGAAGG TGAAATCCAAAAGCAGGCGCTTTTCCAAGACGGTTGCCAATGACTTTG CCAAGATGTCGCGGAAAATTAGCTCTCCTACCACGGAGCACAAACCAGAAATGG ATACCAACAACGCCTTCGCTCGTTCGCGCAGCTCCAGTGTGACCAGTATAGACAGAGAGTCGCGGGAGGCCATCTCCTCTTTTCAGCTGTGTGACAGTTTCCCCAGGAAGACCGACCCTGCCTCCGCCCCGGGACCGAGCCTGTGGGTGGGCACCTCCCAGGGTGCCGTGCTGGCTGTGTCCCTCTCCATGCCCCCCGAAGGAGACCAGAGGCTGCAGGAGCATGTGGGCGTCTCACCTTGTG GGACCCTGGTGAGACTAAAAGGAGGGGTGCTGACCATGGCCTTTCTGGACACGTCAGGGGCCCTAATCCCCCGGCCCTGCGAGCTGTGGTTCGAGCCCAACGCCACTGACCAGGACAGGGAGCGTCCGAAGAGGCGCCCGCCTGCCTCGCCCCCGGCCTACTCTGAAGGCCAGTACGCCGTGGTGTGCTCTGAGAAGCAGGCCAAGGTGGTGTCACTGCCCTCGCACTCCTGCGTCCACAAGCACAACATCACAGAAGCCTCGTTCGTGCTGAGGGCCGAGGTGGTGCAGCTGGCCGGGGGACTCTGCATCGTGTGCTTCTGTGCCAACGGACACATCATGGCTCTGAG TCTGCCCAGTCTCAGGCCCCTACTGGATGTGAACTACCTGCCCCTGACGGACATGAGGATTGCCAGGACCTTCTGCTTCTCCAACCTGGGCCAGGCCCTCTACATGAACTCCTCCATGGAGATCCAGAGGATCACCTACATCCAGGAGACCTGCGACAACCTGCAg gagaTGCTGAGTGAATTGTTCACCCCTGTGGAGACGCCCGAAGCCCCAAACAGAGGTTTCTTCAAGGGCCTGTTTGGTGGAGGTGCTCAGTCCCTGGACAGAGAAGACCTCT